The DNA window TAGAAAAAATTGACTGTGCAAAGAATCAGCCAAAATGgtttttagaaatttgaacTATTCACTTTAAAATTCGCTTTCGTAATCGGATGACAGATTTTACCACAAACAAAATCATATAATTTCCAcacatttgaataatttcttgcaaaaatatttttcaactgcCCAACTGTTAATTTTCAGATTGTTCTTGCGTTCGAACAGATTCAACACTtgaattttctgttttttcgtAGATTGGTCCGGTCCACAAAGCGGACGAAATTTTGGTGGGCTGATCGAAAGTGAAGCGAGTGCAGGAAGCAAAAGTCTCGTGAGGCGTGAGGGTTCAGAAGGAGAAAGTCATGCAGCCAGTCATTCCAATAGTCGTGGTCAGAACGGCTCTGGCAGCGGTAAAAATAAGTTATTATATAGTATAATGACAGGTGGAAAATAGCGTGCACTTTAAGAACTTATAACTCGACaagcaattattcaattcgatcGTGATTTGGTGTCGCTCAAAATTATGAAGAACAAGCCTcatttatgtattttattttttatgaaaatcaaCTCATTCAGAAGCGTTGTTATTGATAATCATACCAACCATTTAGGCCTGCGACATATTTTGCGGTGCACACGATATCTCAAACAGAGTTCAACCAGTTGGCTTCCAATTATGAAACAGTAGTCTTGCATAATTTTCCCCCTTTGCCAAGGTCTCAGTATTTTCGTGACAGTACGACTacattgaaattcaatgtaCCGTCAGAAAGTCGCGAATCTCTCTATTATATCAAAACCAAAATacaatgattgaaaaaagtgGTATCATAGTAAATAGGACAGGAGTgttcgatttcaaattttaaaagaatCTGTTTGAACCGTTATCGAGGAATCGTGGGCACCGAAAAACATGTCATTGAGTAAAACGTTCAACATTATTGTCAGTAGCAATAAAAATGCTtcttattgtttattttcataaagAAATGTCAACGAAGCTCGActcataaaattttgaacgaaaCAAATCCGGATCTAATTGAATGATCGGCTGTCAAGATATTAGGAATTTCCAAACTCGCGATACGATGCATCAATCACGAGAATGTAAGCGACGTTTAGTGTCTTTCACCAGCCGTCGACAGCCATCCCAGTCGCATTATGGATGAAGGACGCTCTTTCGTATCTAAACAATAAAACGCAAATCTTCGTTTCCGTTCTAATTTTCCATGTAAATAGTTTATGTGCCATTGATATAATACTTCAACATAATAATTAGAAAACGTGTGTTAACGTCAGCAGATATTAGTACACCAGCAGGTTagatcaatatttttcgaaactttttcgcaGCTTGCAAAAAACTGTCGTCAACAAAAGACGAAAACTTTTAACCTTTTTCCAGGATCGAGTGCCGGCAGTAACGCCGCAAGTTCAGCGGGAAACAACGGCGATGGAGCTTACAGTTCGTCGAATTCGTGGGCATGGGCGTCAGGATAGGAAGGAGAAAACGGCTATCCTAGACGATATTTTTACCTTTAATAAACCGGGAGAAATAGAGTCGCAGCTgaggaaaaaacaaatgattAGGTTGATTAGTAATTGaatcaataaacgtaacaatTCTAAGTTGCTTTTTTCGCTGCTTTAATTACCTTGCTTTTGCCTTCATGTGCCTAAACTTAGTTATGAAAGATTTTCTGACATAGCCCGTCACAATCCAACATGGCGCCGGCCAAAGCAAACAGCTGATCTCAGTTTTCAGTTAACAGCACGAGCAATGAGGCGCAGAGAAATTCCTGCTGGCAATCGTACCTTCGTTTTGTTGCCCTGAATAGAT is part of the Neodiprion virginianus isolate iyNeoVirg1 chromosome 5, iyNeoVirg1.1, whole genome shotgun sequence genome and encodes:
- the LOC124305162 gene encoding hyphally-regulated protein-like isoform X2, which produces MKTALFVLGAVLSFVILTIDAASVQLREKRHHVFNPGFVGDYWSGPQSGRNFGGLIESEASAGSKSLVRREGSEGESHAASHSNSRGQNGSGSGSSAGSNAASSAGNNGDGAYSSSNSWAWASG
- the LOC124305162 gene encoding hyphally-regulated protein-like isoform X3, translating into MKTALFVLGAVLSFVILTIDAASVQHWSGPQSGRNFGGLIESEASAGSKSLVRREGSEGESHAASHSNSRGQNGSGSGSSAGSNAASSAGNNGDGAYSSSNSWAWASG
- the LOC124305162 gene encoding hyphally-regulated protein-like isoform X1, translated to MKTALFVLGAVLSFVILTIDAASVQPVREKRHHVFNPGFVGDYWSGPQSGRNFGGLIESEASAGSKSLVRREGSEGESHAASHSNSRGQNGSGSGSSAGSNAASSAGNNGDGAYSSSNSWAWASG